In Neorhodopirellula lusitana, one genomic interval encodes:
- a CDS encoding HD domain-containing phosphohydrolase, whose product MSTPTPAASLAASPIPVGMPGNDNTASNFVTAASPLPVTPQPGTPAAEITGMPAADSPDQTPHAAPATPIAQQPADSPSPIHSLSKPATGALPLAPRPTALPGKIMIVDDEIANVLIVKKYLERAGYRSFETTTDSTAALRIAQATNPDCLLLDINMPSIDGIEILRELRKNPRFRHLPVLILTANTDEKIKLMCLELGATDFLLKPVDPMDLTPRVRNSLQMKSYQDRLQHHAAELEVKVEQRTRELEASRREVVYCLARAAEMRDNDTGNHVIRVGRFAGLIAKTMGLPDWFVRDIEMAAQLHDVGKIAIPDAILLKPGKLEAEEFEIIQNHVKFGHQIIEPHAGSDARLMRRHVEFGSDMLRNGSALMRLAASIAQTHHERFDGTGYPLGLAGNDIPIEGRITAVADVFDALSAERPYKKAMPREKCFKILEEGRGTHFDPTVLDAFFNATKDIVRVQLDFMDHVEPNKPTFAASPSE is encoded by the coding sequence ATGAGCACTCCTACTCCTGCCGCTTCGCTTGCCGCTTCACCTATCCCCGTAGGTATGCCAGGCAACGACAACACCGCCAGCAACTTCGTGACTGCAGCATCCCCATTGCCGGTAACGCCACAGCCTGGAACTCCTGCCGCTGAGATCACCGGCATGCCTGCGGCTGACTCCCCGGACCAAACACCACACGCGGCCCCGGCGACACCAATCGCCCAACAACCCGCCGACAGTCCCTCCCCCATTCACAGTCTCAGCAAGCCCGCCACCGGCGCCCTGCCCTTAGCACCACGGCCCACCGCGCTGCCCGGCAAGATCATGATTGTCGATGACGAGATCGCTAACGTGCTGATCGTCAAGAAGTACCTCGAGCGAGCCGGTTACCGCTCTTTCGAAACCACCACCGACTCCACCGCTGCACTCCGTATCGCCCAGGCCACGAATCCCGACTGTTTGCTGCTGGACATCAACATGCCCAGCATCGATGGGATCGAGATCCTGCGAGAACTACGCAAGAACCCTCGCTTCCGGCACCTCCCCGTGCTGATCCTGACGGCCAACACCGACGAAAAGATCAAGTTGATGTGCCTCGAACTGGGCGCGACAGACTTCTTGCTCAAGCCCGTCGACCCCATGGACCTGACGCCCCGGGTTCGAAACTCCCTACAAATGAAGAGCTACCAGGACCGCTTGCAGCATCACGCTGCCGAACTGGAAGTCAAAGTCGAACAGCGAACTCGCGAACTCGAGGCGTCTCGCCGTGAAGTCGTTTACTGTTTGGCCCGCGCCGCCGAAATGCGAGACAACGACACCGGCAACCACGTGATCCGCGTTGGCCGCTTCGCCGGTCTGATCGCCAAAACGATGGGACTGCCCGATTGGTTCGTCCGTGATATCGAAATGGCAGCCCAACTGCACGATGTCGGCAAGATCGCTATCCCCGACGCGATTCTGTTGAAGCCAGGCAAGCTGGAAGCGGAAGAATTTGAGATCATTCAAAACCACGTCAAGTTTGGACACCAAATCATCGAACCGCATGCCGGATCGGATGCCCGTCTGATGCGTCGCCACGTGGAATTCGGCAGCGACATGTTACGCAACGGCAGTGCCCTGATGCGGCTGGCCGCCAGTATCGCACAAACCCACCACGAACGATTCGACGGCACCGGCTACCCGCTTGGATTGGCTGGCAACGATATCCCAATCGAAGGACGGATCACCGCCGTCGCCGACGTATTCGATGCCCTCTCGGCCGAACGCCCCTACAAGAAAGCCATGCCACGCGAGAAATGCTTCAAGATTTTGGAAGAAGGCCGCGGTACTCACTTCGACCCCACCGTCCTGGACGCGTTCTTCAACGCAACCAAGGATATCGTCCGAGTTCAACTGGACTTCATGGACCACGTCGAACCCAATAAACCCACCTTCGCCGCCAGTCCTTCCGAATAG